The proteins below come from a single Zhouia spongiae genomic window:
- the sprA gene encoding cell surface protein SprA: MTNLLKRIFIGLMLCISGFAEAQSPAVQQQDTAKTGESLGGIKLKNPASVISKYTYDPVTNRYFYTEKIGNFDTAYPLILTPEQFKEMMLREQMKNYFKEKERAISGRTEEGKEARKNLLPNFYVNSDFFQSVFGGNTIEVIPTGSIAVDLGLRIQKNDNPALSPRNRTNITFDFDQRISLSLLGKVGERLTVNANYDTEATLDFQNQIKLEYTPSEDEIIRKIEVGNISLPLNSSLINGAQSLFGVKTELQFGRTKVTAVFSEQRSQNRRVVAEGGATINEFDISALDYDADRHFFLSHFFRDQYDQALENYPYINSAVQLTRVEVWVTNRIQNTQNVRNIVALQDLGEPLPDNTRINQNAPAGFFNSTVNLPRNEANDYDPFEIGGSSVLTEQIRDVATVQQGFGTLNTQVNQGYDYAVLENARKLEEGRDYRLEKQLGYISLNQRLSNDEILAVAYQYTYRGEVYQVGEFANDGVNATEYESNASGQVIAVNPQSLVLKMLKSNLTRVEDPVWDLMMKNIYATGAFQLLQEDFKMNILYTNPSPVNYISPVDEGTWPGGLEERILLDVFNFDRLNVYNDPQNGGDGFFDYYPGITVDPQNGLIIFTKAEPFGEHIHGVLGGGDYNNPDSYNANQAKYVFRSLYASTQAAALEDSDKNKYQLKGKYRAEGGRGISLGTFNVPRGSVRVKAGGRILQEGVDYTVNYIAGTVQILDEGLKASNIPIEVSVENNAVFGQQTRRFAGINVEHKVNDNFMLGGTFLNLSERPLTQKANYGTEPVNNTIFGFNGNYSTELPFLTRWVNKLPNIDTDVASNISVRGEFAYLLPGSPKMTDFDGETTVYLDDFEGAQAFIDVRSPLGWSLASAPVGYGGEILNDDLASGEKRAKLAWYTIDPVFYTSQRPSALSDNDISLNATRRVYIDEIFPQQDVAQGQTLVQTTLDLAYYPGQKGPYNNNPDFSAELPQDKWGGIMRSISSTNFEQANVEYIQFWVLDPYYQDGQLSGPAGELVFNLGSISEDILKDGRKQYENGLPGVNSNVLTNETAWGKVPASQSLVYAFDAEEANRQLQDVGFDGLPDSEEAAKYTNNGGTDPALDNYEYYLNVEGSIMDRYLNYNNPQGNSPVQVTNTNRGSTTLPDVEDVNRDLTMNTVDSYYEYRIPIAPGIQSTDKYVSDVRVVNTTTLPNNDSYSVRWIQYKIPVRDFEDAIGGITDFRSISYMRMYMTGFTENTVLRFGTLDLVRGDWRTYTRALNPDQGLDDQVYSEISTVNIQENDQRVPVAYVLPPGVRREQLNTNNTVINVNEQSLSFKVCDLGSRDAQGVYKNVNIDLRQYKKLKMFVHAEEIEGQESLDQDDLVAFIRFGTDYDQNYYQVEVPLKPTDYVPGQVNHLSSELVWPAENNIDVLLSVFSKIKAEVLQNTSLSSSDVNFFNEDLQPVDEYGLDGLAGDKRYKYGIKGNPSLGNVRSVMIGLKNGTENKDVCGEVWFDELRLAGLDNNGGWAAVASVDGNVADFASYSVTGSINNIGFGALDQTPNERSREKAVKYGVNTNVNLGQLLPKKWGVQIPLNYNISEELITPEFDPLYQDLKLQDRLDAADNADRERIKNQSEDYTKRKGINFIGVRKDRGEEQKPHVYDIENFTFNVAYNETTHRDFEVEQLRDQAVRAGFAYSYNFEPEAVEPFRKKDSLFTGKYWQWLKDLNFNYLPNNISVNSNINRSFNQQRFREVFEGDQSQFIGLPELQQRNFLFDWQYAINYNLTRSVRLNFTAANNNIVRNYYTEDEDGNRTINREMNLWSGFWDAGEANRHTQRLQLDYELPFDKIPTLSFINATYTYTSDFDWQRGGDVLRDIAGQQLNTVQNASTHVLNGSLSMDRFYRYLGLKSDPRRGSGRARVNMSPNSDQASTEKENKGLAALTGFATMLKRVNISYSKNAGKVLPGYIRSVGFIGTLKPSWGFVFGSQQDVRYEAARKGWLTTFPDFNQQFMERDATQLDVSANLEPFKDLTIDLVANRQYSENYTENFRVDALGGGVYEYVNLLGNQYGDFSISSLMIKTAFQKTGEATSETFNEFSKNRIIIAQRLAGQPVNPNATTYPDGYGPTNQSVLLPAFVAAYTGQDAGSVNLGAFRDTPIPNWSLKYTGLMRLGWFKDVFRRFSIGHGYRSSYSVNAFRTNLEYDAESPDERDQAGNFKNPTLYTNATLVEQFNPLVKVDFEMKNAFSVLAELRKERMLSLSFDNNLLTEMSGNEYILGLGYRIKDLRFVTNIGGKRTTLKSDLNIKADLSLRDNITIIRNLDINTNQVTAGQNIWGLKFTADYALTENLTALFYYDHTLSKYKVSTAYPQATIRSGITLRYNFGN; this comes from the coding sequence ATGACGAACCTTTTAAAAAGGATCTTCATTGGTTTAATGCTTTGTATATCAGGTTTTGCAGAGGCTCAGAGTCCTGCTGTTCAACAACAGGATACTGCGAAAACCGGAGAGTCTTTGGGAGGGATTAAATTAAAGAATCCGGCCAGCGTAATTTCGAAGTATACGTACGACCCGGTTACCAACCGTTATTTCTACACTGAAAAAATAGGCAACTTTGATACAGCCTACCCTTTAATACTAACCCCTGAGCAGTTTAAAGAGATGATGCTTCGCGAACAAATGAAGAATTATTTCAAAGAAAAAGAGCGTGCAATTTCCGGAAGGACAGAGGAAGGTAAAGAAGCCCGTAAAAACTTATTGCCAAATTTTTATGTGAATTCAGATTTCTTTCAATCTGTCTTTGGAGGAAATACGATAGAGGTCATCCCGACAGGTTCAATTGCCGTAGACCTTGGACTGCGTATTCAGAAAAATGATAATCCGGCACTATCACCCAGAAACAGAACCAATATAACATTCGATTTCGATCAACGGATCAGTTTGAGTTTACTGGGGAAAGTCGGAGAACGTTTGACGGTTAACGCAAATTACGATACCGAAGCAACTTTGGATTTTCAAAATCAGATTAAGCTCGAATATACACCCTCGGAAGACGAGATTATCCGGAAAATTGAAGTGGGTAATATAAGCCTGCCTCTTAACAGCTCCCTTATAAACGGAGCGCAAAGCTTATTTGGGGTTAAAACAGAATTGCAGTTTGGAAGGACGAAGGTAACAGCCGTATTCTCGGAACAGCGATCTCAGAACAGAAGAGTGGTAGCCGAAGGAGGTGCGACCATAAATGAATTCGATATTTCGGCGCTGGACTACGATGCTGATCGCCATTTCTTCTTGTCGCACTTTTTTAGAGACCAGTATGATCAGGCATTGGAAAATTATCCGTATATAAATTCAGCAGTACAGCTTACACGAGTTGAAGTATGGGTAACCAATAGAATTCAAAATACCCAAAATGTAAGGAATATAGTGGCTTTACAAGATTTAGGAGAGCCATTGCCCGATAATACGAGGATAAATCAAAATGCCCCGGCAGGATTTTTTAATTCCACTGTGAATCTCCCCCGGAATGAAGCGAACGATTATGATCCGTTTGAGATTGGAGGGTCGTCGGTCCTGACTGAACAAATTCGTGATGTGGCTACGGTACAGCAGGGGTTTGGAACATTGAACACACAGGTAAACCAGGGGTATGATTATGCAGTTCTTGAAAATGCACGAAAGCTGGAAGAAGGAAGAGATTATCGTCTGGAAAAACAATTGGGCTATATCTCGTTAAACCAACGCTTAAGTAATGATGAAATACTGGCAGTGGCATACCAGTATACGTATCGGGGCGAAGTGTATCAGGTGGGTGAGTTTGCCAACGATGGTGTTAATGCTACAGAATATGAAAGCAATGCCAGTGGTCAGGTGATCGCTGTGAACCCCCAGAGTCTGGTGCTTAAGATGCTGAAGAGCAATCTTACCCGGGTTGAAGATCCCGTATGGGATTTAATGATGAAGAACATTTATGCAACAGGGGCCTTTCAGTTGCTTCAGGAAGATTTTAAAATGAATATTCTTTATACCAACCCTTCTCCGGTAAATTATATTTCTCCGGTAGATGAAGGCACATGGCCGGGCGGACTGGAAGAAAGAATATTACTTGATGTTTTTAATTTTGACAGGTTAAATGTATATAACGATCCTCAAAACGGTGGAGATGGTTTCTTTGATTACTATCCCGGGATCACTGTTGATCCTCAAAACGGATTGATAATTTTTACGAAAGCTGAGCCTTTTGGAGAGCATATTCACGGCGTGCTGGGAGGAGGAGATTATAACAACCCTGATTCTTATAATGCAAATCAGGCGAAATATGTGTTCAGGAGCTTGTATGCGAGTACCCAGGCAGCAGCTTTGGAAGATAGCGATAAGAACAAATACCAGTTAAAAGGTAAATACAGGGCAGAAGGCGGTAGGGGGATATCGCTGGGGACGTTCAATGTTCCGAGAGGGTCTGTCAGGGTGAAAGCAGGCGGAAGGATTCTTCAGGAAGGTGTCGATTATACCGTAAATTATATTGCAGGAACCGTACAGATTTTAGATGAAGGACTGAAAGCATCGAATATTCCGATCGAGGTTTCAGTAGAAAATAATGCTGTATTCGGCCAGCAAACCCGTCGTTTTGCCGGAATAAACGTAGAGCATAAGGTTAATGATAATTTTATGCTGGGAGGAACGTTTTTAAATCTTAGTGAACGTCCGTTGACCCAAAAGGCCAATTATGGTACAGAGCCGGTTAATAATACCATATTCGGATTTAACGGTAATTATTCAACCGAACTTCCTTTTTTAACAAGATGGGTGAATAAGTTACCGAATATCGATACCGATGTAGCATCTAATATTTCCGTAAGAGGGGAGTTTGCTTACTTATTACCGGGTTCTCCAAAGATGACCGATTTTGACGGGGAGACAACAGTCTACCTTGACGATTTTGAAGGAGCCCAGGCTTTTATCGATGTTCGTTCTCCTTTGGGTTGGTCTTTGGCAAGTGCTCCTGTCGGTTATGGGGGTGAGATCCTGAATGACGACCTAGCATCGGGAGAGAAGCGTGCTAAACTGGCATGGTATACCATCGACCCTGTTTTTTATACGAGTCAGAGACCGTCGGCACTCAGCGATAATGACATTTCCTTAAATGCTACCCGCAGGGTCTATATAGACGAAATTTTTCCGCAGCAAGATGTAGCGCAAGGGCAGACCTTGGTGCAAACCACTTTAGATCTTGCATACTACCCGGGCCAAAAGGGCCCCTACAATAACAACCCGGACTTTTCAGCGGAACTTCCTCAGGATAAATGGGGAGGTATTATGCGTTCCATAAGCAGTACGAACTTTGAACAGGCAAATGTAGAATATATCCAATTCTGGGTCTTAGATCCGTATTATCAGGATGGACAATTGTCCGGTCCTGCCGGAGAGTTGGTGTTCAATCTGGGGAGTATTAGTGAGGATATATTGAAAGACGGCAGAAAACAGTACGAGAATGGTTTGCCGGGAGTTAACAGCAATGTGCTGACCAATGAAACCGCATGGGGGAAGGTTCCGGCAAGCCAATCATTGGTTTATGCATTTGATGCTGAAGAGGCGAACAGGCAATTACAGGATGTCGGGTTTGACGGGTTGCCAGATAGCGAAGAAGCAGCAAAATACACAAATAACGGGGGAACAGATCCGGCCCTTGATAACTATGAGTATTACCTGAATGTAGAAGGTAGTATTATGGACAGGTACCTTAATTATAACAACCCTCAGGGGAATTCCCCTGTACAGGTAACCAATACAAACCGCGGATCTACAACACTTCCGGATGTAGAAGACGTAAACCGTGATCTGACAATGAATACTGTCGACAGTTATTATGAATACAGAATACCTATTGCCCCCGGGATACAGAGTACAGATAAATATGTGAGTGATGTTAGAGTGGTTAATACCACCACACTTCCTAATAATGACTCGTATTCGGTAAGATGGATTCAATATAAAATTCCGGTAAGAGATTTTGAAGATGCCATAGGAGGAATTACAGATTTTCGATCCATTTCGTATATGAGAATGTATATGACGGGATTCACCGAAAATACCGTGTTGCGTTTTGGGACACTCGACCTTGTGAGGGGAGACTGGAGAACATACACCAGGGCTTTAAATCCGGACCAGGGACTGGATGATCAGGTGTATTCGGAAATTAGCACCGTAAATATTCAGGAGAACGACCAGCGCGTGCCGGTGGCATATGTATTGCCTCCGGGTGTCAGAAGAGAGCAGTTAAATACAAACAATACGGTTATTAACGTTAATGAACAGTCGCTTTCATTTAAGGTGTGTGACCTGGGGTCAAGAGACGCTCAGGGAGTCTACAAGAATGTGAATATCGATTTGAGACAATATAAAAAGCTAAAGATGTTTGTCCATGCTGAAGAAATAGAAGGCCAGGAGTCATTAGACCAGGATGATCTGGTAGCTTTTATCCGGTTTGGTACAGACTATGACCAGAATTATTATCAGGTGGAAGTTCCTTTAAAACCAACAGATTATGTTCCGGGACAAGTAAATCACCTTTCTTCTGAGTTGGTGTGGCCGGCCGAAAATAATATTGATGTGCTGTTAAGCGTATTTTCAAAAATTAAGGCGGAAGTATTGCAGAACACCAGCCTGAGTTCGAGTGACGTAAACTTTTTTAATGAGGACCTGCAACCGGTAGACGAGTATGGTTTAGACGGGCTTGCCGGAGATAAGCGATACAAATATGGAATCAAGGGAAATCCGTCGCTTGGGAATGTAAGGTCGGTAATGATAGGGTTGAAGAACGGAACAGAAAATAAAGATGTATGCGGAGAGGTTTGGTTTGATGAACTGCGTCTGGCAGGTCTGGATAATAACGGAGGCTGGGCTGCTGTTGCTTCTGTAGACGGTAATGTGGCAGATTTTGCCAGCTATTCCGTAACAGGAAGTATTAATAACATAGGTTTCGGCGCGCTCGACCAAACCCCTAATGAACGGAGCAGGGAGAAGGCAGTGAAGTATGGAGTGAATACGAATGTGAACCTGGGACAGTTGTTGCCGAAAAAATGGGGAGTGCAGATACCTTTAAATTACAATATTTCTGAGGAATTGATTACCCCGGAGTTCGACCCGTTGTATCAGGATCTTAAATTGCAAGATCGTTTAGATGCGGCTGATAATGCAGATCGCGAAAGGATCAAAAATCAGTCCGAAGATTATACCAAGCGCAAAGGGATCAATTTTATAGGAGTAAGGAAGGATAGAGGAGAAGAACAAAAGCCGCATGTGTACGATATTGAGAATTTTACTTTCAATGTGGCTTATAACGAAACCACTCACAGGGACTTTGAAGTAGAGCAATTAAGAGACCAGGCAGTAAGGGCCGGGTTTGCTTATAGTTATAACTTTGAGCCGGAAGCCGTAGAACCTTTCAGGAAAAAAGATTCGTTGTTTACCGGGAAGTATTGGCAGTGGTTAAAAGATCTGAACTTTAATTATTTACCGAATAATATATCTGTAAATTCCAATATAAACAGAAGTTTTAACCAGCAACGGTTCAGGGAAGTTTTTGAAGGAGATCAATCGCAGTTTATCGGGCTTCCGGAGCTTCAACAGCGCAATTTTTTGTTCGACTGGCAGTATGCGATCAATTATAATTTAACAAGATCAGTGCGATTGAACTTTACAGCGGCCAACAATAATATTGTGCGTAACTATTATACGGAAGATGAAGATGGTAACAGAACCATTAACAGGGAAATGAACTTATGGAGCGGTTTCTGGGATGCAGGTGAAGCAAACAGGCATACACAGAGGCTTCAGCTCGATTATGAGCTGCCGTTTGATAAAATACCTACGCTTAGTTTTATCAATGCTACTTATACATATACTTCTGATTTCGATTGGCAAAGAGGAGGGGATGTGCTTCGAGATATAGCCGGTCAGCAGTTGAATACTGTACAGAATGCCAGCACGCATGTTTTGAATGGCTCCCTGAGTATGGACAGGTTTTACAGGTATTTGGGATTAAAGAGCGATCCGAGGAGAGGTTCAGGCCGAGCTCGTGTAAATATGAGCCCGAACAGCGATCAGGCTTCAACGGAGAAAGAGAATAAAGGGCTTGCAGCTTTAACAGGTTTTGCTACCATGCTGAAGCGGGTAAATATAAGCTATTCTAAGAATGCAGGTAAAGTATTGCCTGGTTATATTAGAAGTGTCGGTTTTATTGGAACGTTAAAACCTTCGTGGGGATTTGTTTTTGGAAGCCAGCAGGATGTTCGGTACGAAGCAGCAAGAAAAGGGTGGTTGACCACTTTCCCTGACTTTAACCAGCAGTTTATGGAAAGGGATGCCACGCAATTGGATGTTTCTGCCAATTTAGAACCATTTAAAGACCTGACGATAGATCTGGTGGCGAACAGGCAATATTCAGAAAACTATACTGAAAATTTTAGAGTAGATGCCTTAGGAGGAGGAGTATACGAATATGTGAATCTGCTGGGGAATCAATATGGAGATTTCTCTATCTCTTCCCTGATGATAAAAACAGCATTTCAGAAAACAGGTGAAGCTACTTCAGAGACCTTTAACGAATTTAGTAAGAACAGGATCATAATTGCTCAGAGATTGGCCGGGCAACCGGTCAATCCGAATGCAACGACATACCCGGATGGATATGGCCCTACAAATCAATCGGTGTTGTTGCCGGCTTTTGTGGCGGCATATACCGGGCAAGATGCCGGTAGCGTGAATCTGGGAGCATTTAGAGATACGCCGATCCCAAACTGGTCTCTTAAATATACGGGGCTGATGAGGCTGGGGTGGTTTAAAGATGTTTTCAGACGTTTTTCAATCGGACACGGGTACCGCTCCAGTTATAGTGTCAATGCTTTCAGGACGAATTTGGAATATGATGCGGAAAGTCCGGATGAAAGAGATCAGGCGGGAAATTTTAAAAACCCTACGCTTTATACGAATGCGACTCTGGTAGAGCAGTTCAATCCGTTGGTGAAAGTGGACTTTGAAATGAAGAATGCGTTTAGTGTGTTGGCCGAACTTCGAAAAGAGAGAATGTTGTCGCTGAGTTTTGATAATAACCTGTTAACCGAAATGTCAGGGAACGAATATATCCTCGGGTTGGGTTACAGGATAAAAGATTTAAGGTTTGTTACCAATATCGGTGGTAAGCGAACAACTTTAAAGAGTGATCTGAATATTAAAGCCGACTTGTCTTTACGCGATAATATTACAATTATAAGGAACCTCGATATTAATACCAATCAGGTAACAGCCGGACAGAATATTTGGGGACTTAAATTTACTGCAGATTATGCCCTGACCGAAAATTTAACCGCATTGTTTTACTACGATCATACGTTGTCTAAATACAAGGTGTCTACGGCTTATCCTCAGGCGACGATCCGCTCAGGGATAACCCTGCGTTATAATTTTGGAAATTAA
- the ruvA gene encoding Holliday junction branch migration protein RuvA gives MIEHIKGRLVEKNPTYVVIDCNGVGYFINISLHTFSHLPLDESIKLFTHLQVREDAHILYGFIEKSEREIFRLLISVSGVGASTARTMLSSMTPTQIRDAIAAGDAATVQSIKGIGAKTAQRVILDLKDKVLKVFGIDEVSVVPDNTSKEEALSALEVLGYARKQAERVVNKIVKSEPNLSVEVLIKEALKNL, from the coding sequence ATGATCGAGCATATTAAAGGCAGGTTGGTGGAAAAAAATCCGACTTATGTCGTTATAGATTGTAACGGAGTTGGGTATTTTATTAATATTTCCCTTCATACATTTTCGCACTTACCCTTGGATGAAAGCATTAAGTTGTTTACACATCTACAGGTAAGGGAAGATGCTCATATATTATACGGTTTTATAGAAAAATCTGAACGGGAGATTTTTAGATTGTTAATTTCAGTGTCCGGTGTTGGCGCGAGTACAGCAAGAACAATGTTGTCTTCCATGACTCCTACACAAATAAGGGATGCCATAGCCGCAGGCGATGCTGCGACCGTGCAGTCGATAAAAGGAATTGGAGCTAAAACGGCTCAGAGAGTGATATTGGATCTTAAGGATAAAGTGCTTAAAGTGTTCGGGATTGATGAAGTTTCAGTTGTTCCGGACAATACGAGTAAAGAAGAAGCGTTATCTGCTTTAGAGGTGTTAGGTTATGCGAGGAAACAAGCAGAGAGAGTAGTGAATAAAATTGTTAAATCAGAACCTAATTTAAGTGTGGAAGTATTGATCAAAGAAGCACTTAAGAACCTTTAA
- a CDS encoding NADP-dependent malic enzyme yields MSKDSTRRREALVYHAKPQPGKIKIVPTKKYATQRDLALAYSPGVAEPCLEIAKDKSNAYKYTTKGNLVAVISNGTAVLGLGDIGPEASKPVMEGKGLLFKIFADIDGMDIELDTKDVDKFIETVKTIAPTFGGINLEDIKAPEAFEIERRLKEELDIPVMHDDQHGTAIISAAALLNALEIAKKKIDEVRIVISGAGAAAVSCTRLYKAFGAKAGNIVMLDSKGVIRSDRDNLSVEKNEFATDRKIDTLEEAMVDADVFIGLSIADIVTPVMLKSMAADPIVFAMANPDPEIAYDLAIEARKDIIMATGRSDHPNQVNNVLGFPFIFRGALDVRATKINEEMKMAAVRALAELAKEMVPEQVNIAYGETRLNFGREYIIPKPFDPRLIAKVPPAVAKAAMESGVAKEPIDDWERYEEQLLQRLGNDNKLLRLLHNRAKTNPKRIVFPEADHLDVLKAAQIVHEEGIGIPILLGRKDVILELKEELEFDADVVIIDTKTDDHNDKKNQYAKQYWELRKRKGLTLYEAEKKMRERNYYAAMMVNEGDADCLISGYSRSYPTVVRPMLELIGKAGNVSKVASVNLMMTERGPMFLADTSINIEPTATDLANIAQMTASAVRLFGLEPVIAMLSYSNFGSSEHPVAKKVNEAVEMLHEEHPEIIVDGDIQTDFALNQEMHQSKFPFSKLAGRKVNTLIFPSLASANITYKLMKELNKSESIGPIMLGMNKPVHVLQLGASVEEMVNMAAVAVVDAQERQKRKKKV; encoded by the coding sequence ATGAGTAAAGATAGTACCAGAAGGCGTGAGGCGTTAGTATATCACGCTAAGCCCCAGCCCGGAAAGATTAAAATAGTTCCGACCAAGAAGTATGCAACCCAGAGAGATTTAGCACTTGCCTATTCACCGGGGGTAGCGGAACCTTGTTTAGAAATAGCAAAAGATAAGAGCAACGCATACAAGTATACGACTAAAGGAAACTTGGTTGCTGTGATATCTAATGGTACGGCAGTTTTAGGTCTTGGTGATATAGGCCCGGAAGCTTCTAAACCGGTAATGGAAGGAAAAGGGCTCCTGTTTAAGATATTTGCAGATATAGACGGAATGGATATCGAGCTCGATACCAAGGATGTCGATAAGTTTATTGAGACCGTAAAAACGATCGCTCCCACTTTTGGAGGGATTAATTTGGAAGATATCAAAGCTCCTGAGGCATTCGAAATAGAACGAAGGCTTAAAGAAGAACTCGATATACCTGTCATGCACGATGATCAGCATGGTACTGCAATTATTTCAGCCGCAGCTTTGTTAAATGCTCTGGAGATAGCCAAAAAGAAGATTGATGAAGTGAGAATTGTGATTAGCGGAGCAGGTGCTGCTGCCGTTTCGTGTACGAGACTTTACAAGGCATTTGGCGCCAAAGCCGGGAATATAGTAATGTTAGACAGTAAAGGAGTGATCAGAAGTGACCGGGATAACCTTTCTGTCGAGAAAAATGAGTTTGCTACCGACCGGAAGATAGATACCCTTGAGGAAGCAATGGTTGATGCGGATGTATTTATAGGGCTGTCTATTGCAGATATTGTAACTCCTGTGATGTTGAAATCAATGGCAGCCGATCCTATTGTTTTTGCAATGGCGAATCCTGATCCTGAAATTGCATACGATCTGGCAATTGAGGCCAGAAAAGATATTATCATGGCTACCGGAAGGTCAGACCATCCTAATCAGGTAAATAACGTACTTGGATTCCCGTTTATTTTCAGGGGAGCCCTGGATGTACGGGCTACGAAGATTAATGAAGAAATGAAAATGGCAGCAGTTCGTGCCTTGGCGGAGCTGGCCAAGGAGATGGTGCCGGAACAGGTGAATATTGCTTATGGGGAAACAAGACTGAATTTTGGACGTGAATATATTATACCCAAACCGTTTGACCCCAGATTGATAGCCAAGGTGCCTCCGGCCGTTGCAAAAGCGGCTATGGAGAGTGGTGTGGCAAAAGAGCCTATCGATGATTGGGAACGATATGAAGAGCAGTTGCTTCAGCGATTAGGGAATGATAATAAATTACTTCGTTTACTGCACAACAGGGCAAAAACCAATCCGAAACGTATTGTCTTTCCCGAGGCAGATCACTTAGATGTTTTAAAAGCAGCTCAGATTGTACACGAAGAAGGAATAGGAATTCCTATTCTCTTAGGGAGAAAAGATGTGATTTTAGAGCTGAAGGAAGAACTGGAATTTGATGCAGATGTGGTTATCATCGATACGAAGACTGATGATCATAACGATAAAAAGAATCAATACGCAAAACAATATTGGGAATTGCGTAAACGTAAAGGATTGACGTTGTACGAGGCGGAAAAGAAGATGCGTGAACGGAATTATTATGCCGCCATGATGGTAAACGAAGGCGATGCCGATTGTTTGATATCAGGATATTCAAGGTCGTACCCTACAGTTGTAAGACCGATGCTGGAATTAATCGGTAAGGCAGGTAACGTTTCAAAAGTAGCTTCTGTGAACCTTATGATGACAGAGAGAGGCCCGATGTTTTTAGCCGATACATCTATAAATATTGAGCCGACGGCAACCGATCTGGCTAATATAGCCCAGATGACAGCCTCCGCGGTAAGACTATTTGGATTAGAACCTGTCATCGCTATGTTGTCCTATTCTAATTTTGGCTCATCAGAACATCCGGTGGCTAAGAAGGTTAACGAAGCTGTTGAAATGTTGCATGAAGAACATCCGGAGATTATAGTAGATGGTGATATTCAAACAGATTTTGCACTCAATCAGGAGATGCACCAGTCTAAATTTCCTTTTTCCAAGCTTGCGGGCAGAAAAGTAAATACCTTGATATTTCCGAGTCTTGCTTCTGCAAACATTACCTACAAACTCATGAAAGAGCTGAATAAATCTGAATCTATCGGCCCGATAATGTTGGGGATGAACAAGCCTGTTCATGTTTTGCAGTTGGGTGCCAGTGTTGAAGAGATGGTAAATATGGCAGCTGTAGCGGTAGTGGATGCTCAAGAGCGCCAAAAGCGAAAAAAGAAGGTATAA
- the queG gene encoding tRNA epoxyqueuosine(34) reductase QueG, which produces MIQREKYTELIKSEARRLGFLSCGISKAEFLEEEAPRLESWLGKNMQGEMHYMENHFDKRLDPRKLVEGSRSVISMLLNYYPEEVQKDPEAPKISKYAYGTDYHFVIKDKLRQLLNFIQEEIGEVSGRAFVDSAPVMDKAWAAKSGLGWIGKNSNLLSKQVGSFFFIAELIVDLELVYDSPVTDHCGNCTACIDACPTQAIVEPYVVDGSKCISYFTIELKNEIPQDVRGKFDNWMFGCDICQDVCPWNRFSKSHNEPLFNPDPDLLSMTKKDWNEITEDVFRKIFKKSAVKRTKFSGLKRNINFLNVNKTE; this is translated from the coding sequence GTGATCCAACGAGAGAAATATACAGAACTGATAAAATCCGAAGCCAGGCGCCTCGGGTTTTTGTCATGTGGTATCTCTAAGGCAGAATTTCTGGAAGAGGAAGCCCCGAGACTTGAAAGTTGGCTGGGTAAGAATATGCAAGGTGAAATGCATTATATGGAAAATCATTTCGATAAGCGTCTCGATCCGCGAAAGTTGGTAGAAGGCTCCAGGTCTGTGATATCCATGCTTCTTAATTATTACCCTGAAGAGGTGCAAAAGGACCCCGAAGCACCTAAGATATCCAAATATGCTTATGGAACGGATTATCACTTTGTAATAAAAGATAAGTTAAGGCAGTTGTTGAATTTTATTCAGGAAGAGATTGGCGAGGTGAGTGGCCGCGCTTTTGTAGACTCGGCACCGGTTATGGATAAGGCCTGGGCCGCTAAAAGTGGTTTGGGTTGGATAGGTAAAAACTCTAATTTACTTTCTAAACAGGTGGGTTCGTTCTTTTTTATAGCAGAGCTGATTGTAGACCTGGAGCTGGTATATGACAGCCCTGTTACCGATCATTGTGGTAATTGCACTGCCTGTATAGATGCCTGCCCTACACAGGCCATAGTAGAACCCTATGTGGTAGATGGAAGTAAATGTATATCGTATTTTACGATCGAACTGAAGAATGAAATCCCGCAAGATGTCCGCGGTAAGTTTGATAACTGGATGTTTGGTTGTGATATATGCCAGGATGTATGTCCGTGGAACCGTTTTTCAAAATCCCATAATGAGCCGCTTTTTAATCCTGATCCTGATTTGCTTTCCATGACGAAAAAAGACTGGAATGAGATAACTGAAGATGTTTTTCGAAAGATTTTTAAAAAATCTGCTGTAAAGCGCACGAAATTCTCCGGACTTAAAAGAAATATCAACTTTCTTAACGTAAATAAAACGGAATAA